The Oleiphilus messinensis DNA segment CAAGCAAGTGAAACCGAAAGTCGACCCCACGAAATCAAAGGTCACTTGGTGCTCGTAGACAACCCGACGCACCATCCTGAAGGTGATTTCGCCCTAAGTGCAGGGCAAGGGCCCATCAAAGCAATACAAAATTCAGGACAACAGCAATATACGTTCTCTGGTATCAGCCTGCTTAACGCATCATTGTTCGGGGAGTTAAAGCCCGGTGTAGCCCCGCTTGCACCATTGCTGCGAAATGCCATTGCCAAAGGTCAGATCAGCGGGGAGTATTTCAACGGAGAATGGTCGGATATCGGCACGCCTGAACGCTTGGCGCAAGTCAACAGTACACATCAAGTATGAGCGCACATCAGGTTTAACGGATTATCATCAACATCAAATCGCGGAGAACAATAACCATGTGGTTCGGAAAGTTTTACGGCAGCGTCATGGGGTTCATGACGGGAGGCCCTCTCGGGGCCATGTTTGGTATGGCAGTCGGCAACCAGTTTGACGAACAAATCAGTCGATTCTTTCAACAGCAATGGGATTATCGGCTTGACCATGGCAACCCCGCCGCGAAAAAAGCCATGATCCATTCCGTATTTCTCTCTCTGGGCTATATCGCAAAGCAAAGCGGACGGGTAACCGAAGCCGACATCGGTTTCGCCGATACTGTTATCCACCAGTTAAAACTCAACGAACAGGAACGCAAAATCGCCAGATCTTGTTTTACGCAAGGGAAATCAGACCACACGGCGGTAAGTGATGCACTAAAATCATTGAAAGGTAAATCCCTGCTGAATCCGCAGTTTCTAGCATTAACTCTAAGTGTCCTGTTCCAGTTTTCAGCACTCGATCAGCAACGGTATCAAGCCAGACTGAAAACACTGGAACAACTGTGCCTGCAACTCGGCATATCCCGCAGACACTTTGCGCAACTGCATGCACAGTTCATACAACAAACACGCAATAACTTACCCACAGCGTCACAGCTGAGTACTCGCGAAGCTTATCAGTTATTGGGACTGAGAGAGAGTGCGGATATGGATCAAATCAAGCGGGCGTATCGAAAACTGATGAGCCAATACCACCCGGACAAACATGCCGCTAACGGCACCAGTGAATCGCAACTGCAAAAAATAAAAGAAACCGCACAGAAAATCCAGGCGGCCTACGATCTGATCAAACGAGAGCATCAGGCAGCACTGGCTTAAACCGCTTTTAACGTTGTCCATTAACGCCGGGTTCGGGCCCGAATCCCCGGCGCATTTCGCTTCAGCCAGCCAGCAATACGATTCACCAACATTCCTTTGTCCCTTACCCGCATGGCGTTCGTCAGCGTAATGCTCACTTGTTGATAACCCGAAAACCCGCTACGCAGAGCAACACCTTTTCGGTATCTGCCCGCCTCCAGGGTACTTGCATTCTGTTTATCCAGCAGATCCAGCAGTGGTGCGCGCCAATTTTCACCCAACGCCTCAAGCATCAGTGCGCCGCCATCATCCGGTAAATCAGCCTCGAGCCAGATCATTGCCCCCGCATTCCGGCTACCACTGCCCGCTGCAACAGATTTAACATAGGTGAGAATCGCTTCCACACCATCCCCCACACCGAGTAACACAAGATTCTGATACCCTTGGGAGCGGGCATACTCAATCGCAGCGCCAATACGGGAAATGGCAACTGCCAGAACCTCCTCATGGGAGAAAAACAATGCTTTATCTGCAGCGGTCATTTCGGTCTCTGGAGGGGGCTCAAGCTCGGCACTTTCAGTCTTCTCATCACTTTCAACCTTAGCATCAGTTTCAGCGCCACCGCCGGTTAAATCAATACTCACATTTTCACTTTGGCCGGCGCCATTCTCATCACTTTTCGGATTAGCGGTTTGCTCCTCGACCGGTTCCGGATTCGTTTGCCCAGCCCCCTCTTCCTGAGCGGACTCGCCCCCCTCACTGGCCGCTTTGTCATTCCCCTCAGGCACTTCAGCCTCTGCATTGCCGTTTTCATCCGCTTCACTTTCATCCGGTTTAGGGCCCGGATAGCGATCATACTTTTTAACGGGTAGTTCACGCTCTGGTGGACGCAGATGATCCTGAGAAGGCATGGAAATCGCGATGGTATACCACCCCTGATCAGGCAATTCTTCCCGGAGCGGATCAATAAGCTGCGGCCAGGCCGAGTGCTCACTCAATCCTGGCACTAATATCACAGCCCCTTGGGGTTGCCCGGAACGCTCCTTTTCAAGCAAGGCCAAAAAGCGGCCATCTTCTGCACCAGTCTGCAACCAAACCTGTTTATGGGCTTTTTGTTGTTCCGCCAGAAATGACTCCGACATCGCCTGGGGATTGAGATGGACTCGTGGCAAACTGGCGGCCTTCTGCCGTGCCGCTGCCTCACGCTTCAAATCCTGCATAGGGTCCACTTCAGCATCCCCAGCATCTTCAGCCCCCCCAGCCTCTTCAGTCTCTTTATTCTCTCCCCCGTCGCCATTTCCTTCGGTACTGTTATCCTCGGAGCTGTTCTCTGCACTGCTGCTCTCTGCACCATCACTGACCACGCCCCCCTGAGCATCCTCCGGTGGCGTTTCAACCGCCAAAACATGTGAAGCGGGAAGGAGGTACAAAACGACCAGGCATAAACCAAATAACGTCAACCGACCAAGTACTTTGGAAGCAGGTTGTTTGTGTTTGACAGGGACAAATAAATTCAAAACATAATACTCTCAAATTTCAGGCACCGGTTACTCGTTGCGGATCGATCAATTGCATTGCCCGTATTTCCGTAACCTTGATAACTACGGCCTTGATAACCACAACCTTTATAACTATAGCCTTTTTGCGCAAACAAAAAGGGAATTGAACTCAAACGTCCGTTTTCACCCCGGTTCACACCCAACAATGGCTCACGCTGGCCCGCTTGGCACTGGAAACAAGGTAAATGTCGGCGCAAATGTTCTATCTGATACGAATTATTCGTACAATAGGCCCACTCGTCCCCGTCCGACAAAACACGAACCGCATTTAATCATAGGGTGAACCATGCAAAAATTTCAGATCGCGCCATCCATTCTGTCCGCCGACTTTGCCCGTCTGGGTGAAGAGGTCGATCAGGTGTTGGCCGCAGGTGCCG contains these protein-coding regions:
- the djlA gene encoding co-chaperone DjlA, which gives rise to MWFGKFYGSVMGFMTGGPLGAMFGMAVGNQFDEQISRFFQQQWDYRLDHGNPAAKKAMIHSVFLSLGYIAKQSGRVTEADIGFADTVIHQLKLNEQERKIARSCFTQGKSDHTAVSDALKSLKGKSLLNPQFLALTLSVLFQFSALDQQRYQARLKTLEQLCLQLGISRRHFAQLHAQFIQQTRNNLPTASQLSTREAYQLLGLRESADMDQIKRAYRKLMSQYHPDKHAANGTSESQLQKIKETAQKIQAAYDLIKREHQAALA
- a CDS encoding DUF3530 family protein, whose protein sequence is MNLFVPVKHKQPASKVLGRLTLFGLCLVVLYLLPASHVLAVETPPEDAQGGVVSDGAESSSAENSSEDNSTEGNGDGGENKETEEAGGAEDAGDAEVDPMQDLKREAAARQKAASLPRVHLNPQAMSESFLAEQQKAHKQVWLQTGAEDGRFLALLEKERSGQPQGAVILVPGLSEHSAWPQLIDPLREELPDQGWYTIAISMPSQDHLRPPERELPVKKYDRYPGPKPDESEADENGNAEAEVPEGNDKAASEGGESAQEEGAGQTNPEPVEEQTANPKSDENGAGQSENVSIDLTGGGAETDAKVESDEKTESAELEPPPETEMTAADKALFFSHEEVLAVAISRIGAAIEYARSQGYQNLVLLGVGDGVEAILTYVKSVAAGSGSRNAGAMIWLEADLPDDGGALMLEALGENWRAPLLDLLDKQNASTLEAGRYRKGVALRSGFSGYQQVSITLTNAMRVRDKGMLVNRIAGWLKRNAPGIRARTRR